Part of the Hemibagrus wyckioides isolate EC202008001 linkage group LG09, SWU_Hwy_1.0, whole genome shotgun sequence genome, GGAGCTCAGGTCCTGCACTCGGTGTCTGTACTCCAGCAGATGCTCTCCGTTCACGGCGATTTTAAACTGGTGAGTCTGGCACAGGATGATGATCTGAAGACACGGATGGATAAGAACAGGTGTGTTCAAGAGCCACAGACAACCAGAATTCTGTAAGTGCTTtcgaatgatgatgatgatgatgatgttcctgCCACAAAATACTTAAACAACTGGTGAACATTCGAGATCTTGATTTAACCCTGATTTAATATGCACTTCGTGTCATCCCAGAAATCTTTGCATTTAGATACAATTTCAGTTCAAATTTGATAAGccaaattaataaaatactaatctaatattttaataacattgCTTTTGCTACGTTCAAACTAAGCTTTATGCATATTACCATGAAATCACTTTAGGATACAGAATTAGACTGAAATCCCTAATGAGCCAGAGGTAcgagtggtgaggaaaaactccctgaggaaGAAAGCTTgtgagaaaccagactcaaaagggaactcatcctctAGAGGGAGTTACCAGATAGTGGGGTTAGTGGTACAGTATACAGTACAGTGATGTTAATAAGAGTCCTGGGTGGAGCACAGgttttatgattacagcagcagttctgaGGTAAAAAGCTACAGtatcctattattattattattattattattattattattaatactactactcaAAGTTCTCAGGTCATCATGAGAAGAAGTGAAGATGTAAAATGTGTTCTCATCCTTAGAAAAGCCTCACATGTAACAGCGctggccttttttttctttaactattccttatttattttttattaaaggttATCTCAATTACTTGTCTTTTAAAGCGCTGAATCATTACCATGAATCAGGAATGAAAGCTTTTGATCTTGAAGGTAAGTTCGATGAGGAGGACAAAAAAATTCAGCAAAGGAATCCAGACTAACGTCTAATTTCTTAGAATGATGTGCTGCAGATGTGGAAGATTAAATGAAAAACACATGAAGGTATTCCTTTAAGAGGAGTTTAAGCAGTAATAACGTGTTAATAAGTCACGTGTTGAGTTTGAATATCAGTAGAGTAAGAATCCAAGCTGCTCATCAGTCTGTTTTGATTGTCTTCCTCTCTACTTCCTGTCGATCAGAGCAACGCTAGCCAATTGCATGAACAGAATAGAGGAGTTAGTGCTCTCCGTTTGTCCGTAATATGATAatgctgtttaaaaatatgAGGTGTCTTCACGTCTCCAAAGAAGCATTCCCCATCCCACACTGTGCGACAGGAGAGCTTGAAATAGCTCTAAATAAAAAGctgttaatttttcttttttggcatAAGTCACAATTTAACAATACTGAGTCAGTGTTACAAACCTGGTGGTCAAAACCGGGTAACCAGGCGTTATGTCATGCTACAGCAACGATTTCACTCACTAAAGTCTCCTGTGTGAATGTCAGAAGCCCCTTTTCTTTGCCGTAATACACACTCCTACCTCAAAATATTTCCCAGCTGTGAAGGGGAAGTACGAGAGCTCCATCTCCTCGGGTCCCCAAGACTCGCTTAAGAAGGAGTTGCGGACCAGTGTGCCCGATTTGATCCGTGCATTGACGTGTAGGGCGATGTTTTTTGACTCGCTGCACCTCAGGTTTATAGAGAAACTAGAACACATAAAACAAATCAGTTACAGTGTGCCTGttatatgaataataaaataaaggagcAGAGCTAAGGTACCTGTGAGGAAACAAGCTGACATGACCCTTAATTGTTATGTGCTGTCCAGGACTGAGCCCTTTAAGTATGCTGCCTCTGTAGGGTATACTCTAGAGGTGATGAGAAAATGTCTTCATTGTAACTGGTGCAGCTTTGTACAGAATTCTTTGTTTTCAAAGTAATATATCAGTTCCAACTCACCAAATCACCCGATTCTGAAAATATTGCCTGTGGAAATGAGATTATGAATCTTAATAACCGAACTGATTTGAAAAGGAATCAGTAAATGATTTGTTGTGATGAGACAGGGCGTCTTACCGAGCTTGGGACGTAGCCAATGGCTTGTATTTGAACTTTTCCTGATACGGAGAACGTGTCGACCCTGTGCAGAGGGATTCTGTGCCGATACTCCAGGACATGAGCTCCGTTTACTGCCACCTGCAGGACAGAAACAGCCATCAtagacacaccacactgctgagCATCTTGATAGCCTGTGCTTGAAGTACCGGATGTTTCGGGAGTGTAGAGAACTCTCGTTTATAGTTATCAACCCTATTTATCTCCATAATCAGACATCACTGTGTGGTGGCTTCCAGAAAACTGCAAAAagatttggttgtttttttatttcgtCTTTACTTCGAGAAGACAAACATATTTCACCAAAACCAGACAATCTAGCCTTACTGTTGACATTCCAGATTTTAAACTCTTCTTCTGTCTAAGacacaacaaaagaaaaaacatatttCACACATTACACCGCAAACAGTTTACACACTTcacttgtgttttttaaaatttatatacagtacaggTTTTCCCGAATAAGAACAGATGGACAAATGTGTCCTAAACAAACACGAATACACAAGCTTGTAGGGATGGTTATCAAGTCCTGGCAAAACTCCAACCCAAGCCCAAACCCACATGTCCAGAGATCCAGAGTTCAATACCACAGTCCAGGAGAGCAAAATTGACCGCTCTCTCAGAGAGGAAGAGGcgacatgctctctctctctcttcccactattactcacagtgacactagccaattaTGGCATGTGGAAGTGGGCGGGTAGCAGTTTCCCTTGAGTGCGTTATGCTGCCCCTGatgcagcaaataaaaaaaaacacacttgaAACTAGCCCAGAAATTGTAgataaatatttcttattttttcaaTCTTCATGTGCATTTCCGAATTTGCGATATTCGTATCATCATATGTGCAACCTGGCAGCTCTGTTCACTTCTGGTTTAAATCCATATAAGAAAACATACAGATACAGGCAATGTGCTACAATTCTAATATATGGTATAAAACCACAGTTTGATGACATTATGTGCCAGGTTTTCCCAGGTCACCACAACGCGTGTACTCTTAAAACCTACCCGGTTTACGATCATGTCTACATGCTTTAAATTTTAACATCCATCCTCTTACAGGAAGAGAGACATCTAGTG contains:
- the lgals8b gene encoding galectin-8, producing MSVANAKQAIFNPVIPFTGLIPGGLQPGEMVVVQGCVLNHADRFQFDLTCGSSTKPRADIALHFNPRFRSSPCIVCNSLQQGSWGREEVLDQMPFKQGASFETIILVQEDVFKVAVNGAHVLEYRHRIPLHRVDTFSVSGKVQIQAIGYVPSSAIFSESGDLSIPYRGSILKGLSPGQHITIKGHVSLFPHSFSINLRCSESKNIALHVNARIKSGTLVRNSFLSESWGPEEMELSYFPFTAGKYFEIIILCQTHQFKIAVNGEHLLEYRHRVQDLSSITQLEVLGDLDLQDIKLW